From Ruminococcus sp. HUN007, a single genomic window includes:
- a CDS encoding AAA family ATPase, whose product MFEMFYGMQHTPFTRGIPSDQLHRTHQNTEVFSRLIITAQKQSFALLIGEPGTGKTSTLRRLKDELPESEYMVLYVSDSKLTPRSFYNYLLNQLGCKSEFHRNAARNALHKQIEIMRNMQKRKVVVILDEAHLLPKEMLEEARFLLNYKMDSENPMALILSGQTELWDKLRLSAYRAILERVDVECFLTPMDFSETKQYIESQLHYAGQENPVFTEDAMKSIFTFSGGNPRLVNRACSQSLIYGAQMKQTCIDSKSVDIVLENEVTGAGH is encoded by the coding sequence ATGTTTGAAATGTTTTATGGTATGCAGCATACACCGTTTACGCGCGGTATTCCATCTGATCAGCTGCACAGAACACATCAGAATACTGAAGTTTTCAGTCGTCTGATCATCACTGCACAGAAACAGTCATTCGCACTGCTGATTGGTGAACCAGGTACCGGCAAGACAAGTACACTTCGTCGTTTAAAGGATGAACTTCCTGAATCAGAGTACATGGTTCTGTACGTTTCTGATTCAAAACTGACTCCGCGAAGCTTCTACAACTATCTCCTGAACCAGCTCGGATGCAAATCCGAATTTCATCGCAATGCAGCGAGAAACGCTTTGCATAAGCAGATTGAAATAATGAGGAATATGCAGAAACGTAAAGTGGTCGTGATTCTTGACGAAGCACATCTGTTGCCAAAAGAAATGCTTGAAGAGGCCCGCTTTCTTCTGAATTACAAAATGGATTCCGAAAATCCAATGGCACTAATACTTTCGGGTCAGACTGAACTCTGGGACAAACTCCGTCTTTCCGCATACAGAGCCATTCTTGAAAGAGTAGATGTTGAATGCTTTCTTACTCCTATGGATTTTTCAGAAACCAAGCAGTACATTGAATCACAGCTTCATTATGCCGGACAGGAAAATCCTGTCTTCACTGAAGATGCAATGAAATCTATTTTTACTTTTTCAGGCGGAAATCCACGACTCGTAAACCGTGCCTGCAGTCAGTCACTTATCTATGGTGCACAGATGAAACAGACCTGTATCGACAGCAAATCTGTAGATATTGTACTTGAAAACGAAGTAACCGGAGCCGGTCACTGA
- a CDS encoding SMI1/KNR4 family protein, whose translation MFRISKVVKDFYDDIKLLSSYLGKSSDFSDPCAIEKIKKWEKDNNITIPKMYKSWLLLSEYAYVYGGYCELYFPELESIENDDVLIGNIIGDGDHLYFSKKQENSLAFMAKNKKDMMVLMSFYQIFLDI comes from the coding sequence ATGTTTCGTATTAGTAAAGTGGTAAAGGATTTTTATGACGATATAAAATTGTTATCATCTTATTTAGGTAAATCTTCTGATTTTTCTGATCCTTGTGCTATAGAAAAAATAAAAAAATGGGAAAAAGACAATAATATCACGATTCCTAAAATGTATAAAAGTTGGCTTTTGTTATCAGAATATGCTTATGTTTATGGGGGATATTGTGAACTGTATTTTCCTGAGTTGGAAAGCATAGAGAATGACGATGTTCTTATTGGCAATATTATTGGTGATGGAGATCATCTTTATTTTTCAAAAAAACAGGAGAATTCTTTAGCGTTTATGGCGAAGAACAAGAAAGATATGATGGTTTTGATGAGTTTTTATCAAATCTTCTTGGATATTTAG
- a CDS encoding PDDEXK nuclease domain-containing protein, with amino-acid sequence MGIGEQIYKACGENDRAEYGKNLLKYLSERLTAEFGKGFDESNLRRMRQFYLTYPIRDTLCHELSWSHYRILMKITDKIVRDFYTEECAKSAWSVRQLERQINTMYYQRLLASKDKSSVAAEIQTSTPKPEYEKAIKDPYIMEFLQIKPDTHVYESDIEQALIDHLQHFLLELGRGFSFVSRQKRFTLDGQDFFIDLVFYNYILKCFVLFDLKTDKLTHQDLGQMQMYVNYYTRELMNEGDNPPIGIVLCAEKNDAVVKYTLPDGNNQIFASKYFTYLPTEEELKRELRIDEFQKLDV; translated from the coding sequence TTGGGGATCGGCGAGCAGATATACAAGGCTTGTGGTGAGAATGACAGGGCGGAGTATGGTAAAAATCTTTTGAAGTACCTTTCTGAAAGACTTACTGCTGAGTTTGGCAAGGGTTTTGATGAGAGCAATTTGCGGAGAATGCGCCAGTTTTACTTGACCTATCCGATTCGTGACACACTGTGCCACGAATTGAGCTGGTCTCATTACCGCATTCTTATGAAGATAACTGATAAGATCGTCCGTGACTTCTATACAGAAGAATGTGCAAAATCAGCCTGGAGCGTCCGTCAGCTTGAACGGCAGATCAATACGATGTACTATCAGCGGCTGCTTGCAAGCAAGGACAAGTCTTCGGTGGCAGCAGAGATACAGACCAGTACACCTAAGCCCGAATATGAAAAAGCGATAAAAGACCCGTATATCATGGAGTTTTTGCAGATAAAACCAGATACCCATGTGTATGAGAGCGATATTGAGCAGGCATTGATAGACCATTTACAGCACTTCCTTTTGGAGCTCGGACGAGGATTTTCCTTTGTATCACGGCAGAAACGCTTTACGCTCGACGGACAGGACTTTTTCATTGATCTTGTTTTTTACAACTATATCCTCAAATGCTTTGTGCTGTTTGACCTGAAAACGGATAAGCTCACGCATCAGGATCTGGGACAGATGCAGATGTATGTAAACTACTACACCAGAGAGCTGATGAACGAGGGCGATAATCCGCCTATCGGTATCGTGCTTTGTGCCGAGAAGAACGATGCGGTTGTAAAATATACTCTGCCGGATGGCAATAACCAGATTTTCGCTTCAAAGTATTTCACATATCTCCCTACAGAAGAAGAATTGAAACGAGAGTTGAGAATCGACGAGTTTCAAAAACTTGATGTATGA
- a CDS encoding SMI1/KNR4 family protein: MNGKKNNNIHIPSSYIDWLLFSNGSILCDSSLKFYSLNDIVIDNDQKPYNVPDEYIIIGSFIDIEEWYGFSRETGQIVIFGEYEETEVEGFEEILEILTKVM, translated from the coding sequence ATGAATGGGAAAAAAAATAATAATATTCATATTCCTTCATCATATATAGATTGGCTATTGTTTTCAAATGGTTCGATTTTGTGTGATTCATCACTGAAATTTTATTCTTTAAATGATATTGTGATTGATAATGATCAAAAGCCATATAATGTTCCAGATGAATATATTATTATTGGGTCGTTCATAGATATAGAAGAATGGTATGGGTTTTCTAGAGAAACAGGTCAGATTGTTATATTTGGTGAATACGAAGAGACAGAAGTTGAGGGATTTGAAGAAATTTTAGAAATTTTAACCAAGGTCATGTGA
- a CDS encoding SMI1/KNR4 family protein, with the protein MENEIEIIKSIDGPWMKSTFFPPAHDDLISDFENKNKLNIPSSYKEFLKITNGAKLFGGDVFFYGVGSNKPDESIEFNINYDFSEGRVPNQLLIIGFYNSSHICYDKRSDSYILYEYEEFDEIEDECCSYSKLEDLLNYMIDIATN; encoded by the coding sequence ATGGAAAATGAAATAGAAATCATAAAAAGTATTGATGGTCCGTGGATGAAATCTACATTTTTTCCACCAGCACATGATGACTTAATTTCTGATTTTGAGAACAAGAATAAGCTAAATATTCCAAGCTCATATAAAGAGTTCCTAAAAATTACTAATGGAGCCAAGTTATTTGGCGGAGATGTATTTTTTTATGGTGTCGGAAGTAATAAACCTGATGAAAGTATAGAGTTTAATATAAACTATGATTTTTCAGAAGGAAGAGTACCTAATCAGTTACTAATAATCGGCTTTTATAATTCTAGTCATATTTGCTATGACAAAAGGTCGGATTCATACATCTTATATGAATATGAAGAGTTTGATGAGATAGAGGATGAATGTTGTTCTTATTCTAAACTCGAAGATTTATTAAATTATATGATTGATATAGCGACAAATTAA
- a CDS encoding DUF1016 N-terminal domain-containing protein, whose protein sequence is MRQWLAYWEIGEQIYKACGENDRAEYGKNLLKYLSDRLTAEFGKGYTERNLRAMRQFYSCFPNRHTLCAELSWSHYRILMKITDKIVRDFYTEECAKSAWSVRQLERQINTMYYQRLLASKDKSSVAAEIQTSTPKPEYENTEELKRELRIDEFQKLDEN, encoded by the coding sequence ATTCGGCAATGGTTAGCATATTGGGAGATCGGCGAGCAGATATACAAGGCTTGTGGTGAGAATGACAGGGCGGAGTATGGTAAAAATCTTTTGAAGTACCTATCTGACAGACTTACTGCTGAGTTCGGCAAAGGCTATACAGAACGAAATCTGCGAGCAATGCGTCAATTTTATAGCTGTTTCCCGAATCGGCACACACTGTGTGCCGAATTGAGCTGGTCTCATTACCGCATTCTTATGAAGATAACTGATAAGATCGTTCGTGACTTCTATACAGAAGAATGTGCAAAATCAGCCTGGAGCGTCCGTCAGCTTGAACGGCAGATCAATACGATGTACTATCAGCGGCTGCTTGCAAGCAAGGACAAGTCTTCGGTGGCAGCAGAAATACAGACCAGTACACCTAAGCCCGAATATGAAAATACAGAAGAATTGAAACGAGAGTTGAGAATCGACGAGTTTCAAAAACTTGATGAAAATTAA
- a CDS encoding AAA family ATPase — protein sequence MGIYLNPGNDLFRQAVKSQIYVDKSMMIDVTNAVFDTSDKHICISRPRRFGKSMAANMLSAYYSRGCDSRDLFKDLKITETENFEKHLNKYNVLKFDVRGFASKASGGKEMTEKLIKSLKRDLLKVYGNMDFPEDYSLEEMLGEIYDEHRVPFVFIIDEWDCAFRVFKNDTEGQKYYLDFLRDLLKDKEYVALDYATGIFPVKKYGEHSALNMYHEFSINDAAPYSEFMGFTEKETQVLCEKYELSYDEMKDWYNGYLVDETPIYNPQSVVLACSRKIFSNYWTKTETFEALKVFIELDMDGLRQSVIRMISGERVRINTEKFQNDMTTFSSADDVLTLLIHLGYLTYDRNTSEAWIPNKEVRQEFINCIEDGGWEEVMNSIRKSDKE from the coding sequence ATGGGGATCTATCTTAATCCTGGGAACGATTTGTTCAGACAAGCTGTAAAATCACAAATATATGTTGATAAATCAATGATGATTGATGTTACCAATGCTGTATTTGATACTTCTGATAAACATATATGCATAAGCCGCCCGCGACGATTCGGAAAATCAATGGCGGCAAATATGCTTTCAGCTTATTACAGCCGTGGATGCGATTCAAGAGATCTTTTTAAAGATCTTAAGATCACAGAAACTGAGAACTTCGAAAAACATCTGAATAAATACAATGTACTGAAATTTGATGTAAGAGGATTTGCTTCAAAAGCGTCCGGTGGAAAAGAAATGACAGAAAAACTGATAAAGTCATTAAAACGCGATCTTCTCAAAGTGTATGGAAATATGGATTTTCCGGAAGACTATTCGCTTGAAGAAATGCTCGGAGAGATATATGACGAACACAGAGTACCGTTTGTATTTATCATAGATGAATGGGACTGCGCATTCAGAGTTTTTAAAAATGATACAGAAGGGCAGAAATATTACCTGGATTTCCTTCGTGATCTTCTTAAAGACAAAGAATACGTTGCTCTTGACTATGCGACCGGAATTTTTCCCGTAAAGAAATACGGGGAACACAGTGCGCTTAATATGTACCACGAATTTTCGATAAATGATGCAGCACCGTATTCAGAGTTTATGGGCTTTACAGAAAAAGAAACACAGGTACTGTGTGAGAAATATGAACTTTCATACGATGAAATGAAAGACTGGTACAACGGATATCTGGTAGATGAAACGCCGATATACAATCCGCAGTCAGTAGTGCTTGCATGCAGCAGAAAGATCTTCAGTAACTACTGGACGAAAACAGAGACATTTGAAGCACTGAAGGTGTTTATAGAACTCGATATGGACGGACTGAGACAGTCGGTTATAAGGATGATATCCGGGGAAAGAGTTCGAATAAACACAGAAAAGTTTCAGAACGATATGACAACGTTCAGTTCAGCAGATGATGTTCTGACATTGCTTATTCATCTTGGTTATCTTACCTACGACAGGAATACAAGTGAAGCATGGATACCAAACAAGGAAGTCAGACAGGAATTTATAAATTGTATTGAAGACGGCGGCTGGGAAGAGGTAATGAACTCCATTCGCAAGTCAGATAAAGAATAG
- a CDS encoding HAMP domain-containing sensor histidine kinase, with the protein MRKHLKIRYRIALLTGGTVLVMILIIMTVFYYSITHRMAEQADIALKNAGSDPFVYTDVQITGNDADTGYSLYSPELIYILDEEDENHFTPKEEAVIRWCSGKQKDETIKTEIDGSIYYIRSTDTTGQFIYFNESDTEISAEVPFPSDDDKVQIYSYITVDGSDPAGMQIDGDARMCSVREMIAYVDVTGEMDMINHMIIIFILTAAVIGTFGTGTGFILGKKLEQNQIAQKQFFENTSHELKTPLTALRGYADGISQGVITDYQKTGRVIAGQTEKMSRLIEEILCMSKLESGSVKLEKEPVEMQEFIQDCLMPFEGTVINKGLNVTLDLEPMTVSADPDKLEHALSNLITNSLKYAKNGIHISCGKGEIRIGNDCEVLTDDVIKHMFERFYTGPDGNTGLGLSIARDYIHLHGWNITAERTENGICFVIRTAK; encoded by the coding sequence ATGCGTAAGCATCTTAAAATACGTTACCGCATTGCACTTCTGACCGGCGGAACTGTACTGGTTATGATCCTTATCATCATGACCGTGTTTTATTACAGTATCACGCACAGAATGGCAGAACAGGCAGATATAGCTCTTAAGAACGCCGGTTCTGATCCGTTTGTATATACAGATGTTCAGATCACGGGAAACGACGCCGATACCGGATATTCACTTTACTCGCCGGAGCTTATTTATATACTGGATGAGGAAGATGAGAATCATTTCACACCAAAGGAAGAGGCGGTCATTCGCTGGTGCAGCGGGAAACAGAAAGATGAGACAATAAAAACAGAGATAGACGGAAGCATTTATTATATACGAAGTACTGATACTACAGGTCAGTTTATTTATTTTAATGAAAGCGATACGGAAATATCAGCAGAAGTGCCGTTCCCATCAGATGATGATAAGGTTCAGATCTATTCATATATCACTGTGGACGGTTCAGATCCGGCTGGTATGCAGATCGACGGTGATGCCAGAATGTGCAGCGTGCGTGAAATGATCGCGTATGTTGATGTTACCGGCGAAATGGATATGATAAATCATATGATCATTATCTTCATTCTGACAGCAGCTGTTATCGGCACATTCGGAACGGGGACCGGATTCATACTCGGAAAAAAACTTGAACAGAATCAGATCGCACAGAAGCAGTTTTTTGAAAACACATCGCATGAACTTAAGACTCCTCTGACAGCACTGCGCGGTTATGCGGACGGTATAAGCCAGGGCGTTATCACGGACTACCAAAAAACAGGTCGTGTAATAGCCGGACAGACAGAGAAAATGAGCAGGCTTATCGAAGAGATACTCTGCATGTCAAAGCTGGAAAGCGGCTCGGTTAAACTTGAAAAGGAACCCGTCGAAATGCAGGAATTCATTCAGGACTGCCTTATGCCTTTCGAAGGAACCGTCATAAACAAGGGACTGAATGTGACTCTTGATCTTGAACCGATGACAGTATCTGCTGATCCTGACAAGCTCGAACACGCACTTTCCAATCTGATCACCAATTCACTGAAATATGCAAAGAATGGTATTCACATATCCTGCGGAAAAGGTGAGATACGTATCGGGAATGACTGCGAAGTGCTGACAGATGATGTTATAAAGCATATGTTTGAGCGGTTCTACACCGGACCAGACGGAAATACCGGCCTTGGCCTTTCCATTGCCCGTGACTACATTCATCTGCACGGATGGAATATTACCGCAGAGCGTACCGAAAACGGAATATGCTTTGTTATCCGCACGGCTAAATGA
- a CDS encoding response regulator transcription factor produces the protein MAEGKKLIYAADDEQDILDVMREFLQNGGFSVRTFSTGDALYDAFLKEPCDLAVLDIMMPGTDGLTICKKLREISSVPIVILTAKESETDHMRGFMLGGDDYLIKPFSPSLLVVRIKALLRRVEMMQPVSVKRNFGDLAFDESKHTVLCGEVPLELTVTEFALLGCLMENAGNAVSRDTLLNRVWGIDSDEVETRVTDETVRRIRQKLKSSSSSVKISAVWGYGYKLEVQHA, from the coding sequence ATGGCAGAAGGTAAAAAACTGATCTATGCAGCAGATGATGAGCAGGATATACTTGACGTTATGAGGGAGTTCCTTCAGAACGGAGGTTTTTCAGTACGTACATTTTCAACGGGCGATGCACTTTATGATGCATTCCTAAAGGAACCGTGCGATCTTGCGGTACTGGATATAATGATGCCGGGGACCGACGGACTTACCATCTGTAAAAAACTCCGTGAGATATCATCCGTGCCCATCGTAATACTGACGGCAAAGGAAAGTGAAACAGATCATATGCGCGGATTCATGCTCGGCGGTGACGATTATCTTATCAAGCCGTTTTCGCCTTCGCTTCTTGTGGTACGAATAAAGGCACTGCTCCGGCGTGTGGAAATGATGCAGCCGGTAAGTGTAAAACGAAATTTCGGAGATCTTGCCTTTGATGAGTCCAAACACACAGTTTTATGCGGAGAAGTTCCGCTTGAACTTACGGTAACTGAATTCGCACTGCTCGGCTGCCTTATGGAGAATGCCGGAAATGCGGTATCCCGCGACACACTGTTAAATCGTGTCTGGGGCATTGACAGCGATGAGGTCGAAACGCGCGTAACGGATGAAACGGTCAGACGTATCCGGCAGAAACTGAAATCATCTTCGAGCAGTGTAAAGATCTCGGCAGTCTGGGGTTACGGCTACAAACTGGAGGTACAGCATGCGTAA
- a CDS encoding AAA family ATPase, with the protein MGIYLNPGNGLFSEAVNSDIYVDKSMLIDLTNKCLRKTNKHICISRPRRFGKSMAANMLAAYYSRGCDSRDLFKDLKITETENFEKYLNKYNVLKFDVRGFASKASGGKEMTEKLIKSLKRDLLKVYGNMDFPEDYSLEEMLGEIYDEHRVPFVFIIDEWDCAFRVFKNDTEGQKYYLDFLRDLLKDKEYVALDYATGIFPVKKYGEHSALNMYHEYTMTSQKRFAEYTGFTDKEVQMLCGEDTDMLEELKRWYDGYKVDNNEIYNPNSVVQAITEKSFDNYWTKTETFEALKDYIQLDMDGLRDSVIKMISGERIHVNTEKFQNDMTSFKSADDVLTLLIHLGYLTYDRNTSEAWIPNKEVRQEFINCIEDGGWEEVMYSIRKSDDLLKATLSLDERKVADIVEEIHRQNSSVIAYNNELSLSVTLSLAYYSARKQYEIIREFPSGDGFADLAFIPRKGMNVPAMVIELKYDKTAEGAISQIKNKNYTEKLKAFSGELLLVGINYDKENKMHECLIEKIIK; encoded by the coding sequence ATGGGAATCTATCTTAATCCAGGAAATGGATTGTTCAGTGAGGCAGTAAATTCGGATATATATGTAGATAAATCGATGCTTATAGATTTGACAAACAAATGTCTGCGGAAGACGAACAAACACATATGCATAAGCCGACCGAGACGATTCGGAAAATCAATGGCGGCAAATATGCTTGCGGCTTATTACAGCCGTGGATGCGATTCAAGAGATCTTTTTAAAGATCTTAAGATCACAGAAACTGAGAACTTCGAAAAATACTTAAATAAATACAATGTACTGAAATTTGATGTAAGAGGATTTGCGTCAAAAGCGTCCGGCGGAAAAGAAATGACAGAAAAACTGATAAAGTCATTAAAACGCGATCTTCTCAAAGTGTATGGAAATATGGATTTTCCGGAAGACTATTCGCTTGAAGAAATGCTCGGAGAGATATATGACGAACACAGAGTACCGTTTGTATTTATCATAGATGAATGGGACTGCGCATTCAGAGTTTTTAAAAATGATACAGAAGGGCAGAAATATTACCTGGATTTCCTTCGTGATCTGCTTAAAGACAAAGAATACGTAGCCCTTGACTATGCAACTGGTATATTCCCGGTGAAGAAATACGGGGAGCACAGTGCGCTTAATATGTATCATGAGTATACCATGACAAGTCAGAAACGTTTTGCAGAATATACAGGATTTACTGACAAGGAAGTTCAAATGCTCTGCGGCGAAGATACTGACATGCTTGAAGAGCTGAAACGATGGTATGACGGATATAAGGTCGATAATAACGAAATATATAATCCTAATTCAGTTGTTCAGGCAATTACTGAAAAATCATTCGATAATTACTGGACTAAAACGGAGACATTTGAAGCTCTTAAAGATTATATACAGCTTGATATGGATGGATTACGTGATTCTGTTATAAAAATGATATCCGGAGAACGAATACATGTAAACACAGAAAAGTTTCAGAATGACATGACATCATTTAAGTCTGCTGATGATGTTCTTACTCTGCTTATCCATCTTGGGTATCTTACCTACGACAGGAATACAAGTGAAGCATGGATACCAAACAAGGAAGTCAGACAGGAATTTATCAATTGTATCGAAGACGGCGGCTGGGAGGAAGTAATGTACTCCATTCGTAAGTCCGACGATCTGCTTAAAGCAACACTTAGCCTTGATGAGAGAAAGGTCGCAGACATAGTAGAAGAGATCCATCGCCAGAACTCATCGGTAATAGCGTATAACAACGAACTCTCACTTTCAGTAACACTGTCTCTTGCATATTATTCAGCAAGAAAGCAGTACGAGATAATCAGAGAATTCCCTTCCGGAGACGGATTTGCCGACCTTGCATTCATACCGCGAAAAGGGATGAATGTACCTGCAATGGTTATCGAACTTAAGTATGACAAAACAGCCGAAGGTGCGATAAGTCAGATAAAGAACAAGAACTATACGGAAAAACTGAAAGCATTCAGCGGAGAATTATTACTTGTCGGTATCAATTACGATAAGGAAAACAAGATGCATGAATGCCTGATAGAAAAGATCATAAAATGA
- a CDS encoding guanosine polyphosphate pyrophosphohydrolase produces the protein MVSLNDYMYSGDTVLKILHQYSSDLKRSAIKEHNSIDLAHSNFLIQITELLEHNDFLTSQSQRIKEFYKYMTQKYPFLAFTFKGRIKSLIRAEEKFNGYILEYIYEYFRSNGRYPGEAEIKSSLSCFRDLIAYRIVISLPQCHIPLDASKEELELQYLYEIANTLPEFLEERGFTAEPSGVKPSEDPGPLSRENLSYYRDYVKAPRSSGYRSLHITFYDNLARCFTELQLRTKDMDDIAEIGEANHFSYEKRQEASRSKRDIIPVGECRYFDEAYERLIKLQELDLSTINVNMFKAINNQLINDGCGLFRGRQILPFEHLSRFQNDLI, from the coding sequence ATGGTTTCATTAAACGATTATATGTATTCCGGTGACACTGTGCTTAAAATACTGCATCAGTATTCATCGGACTTAAAAAGATCAGCAATAAAAGAACACAACTCAATCGATCTTGCTCACAGCAATTTTCTTATACAGATAACAGAGCTGCTGGAGCATAATGACTTCCTTACCTCGCAATCGCAGAGAATAAAGGAATTCTATAAGTACATGACGCAGAAATATCCGTTCCTTGCTTTTACATTTAAAGGAAGGATAAAATCTCTGATAAGAGCAGAGGAGAAGTTTAACGGATATATACTGGAATACATTTACGAATATTTCAGATCGAACGGCCGATATCCGGGTGAAGCTGAAATAAAAAGCAGTCTTTCCTGTTTCCGGGATCTTATTGCCTACCGTATTGTGATATCTCTTCCGCAGTGCCATATTCCGTTAGATGCAAGCAAAGAAGAACTGGAATTACAGTATCTGTACGAGATAGCAAATACTCTTCCTGAATTTCTTGAAGAAAGAGGCTTTACTGCGGAACCCTCAGGGGTAAAGCCGTCTGAAGATCCGGGGCCTTTAAGCAGAGAAAATCTGTCCTATTACAGGGACTATGTAAAAGCTCCGCGTTCTTCGGGATATCGCTCACTGCATATCACGTTTTATGACAACCTTGCAAGATGCTTTACTGAATTACAGCTCCGGACTAAGGATATGGATGATATCGCGGAAATAGGAGAGGCCAATCATTTCAGCTATGAAAAGCGGCAGGAAGCAAGCCGGAGCAAACGTGACATTATTCCTGTCGGGGAGTGCAGATATTTCGATGAAGCCTATGAACGTCTGATAAAACTGCAGGAGCTTGATCTTTCAACCATCAATGTCAATATGTTCAAGGCTATAAATAATCAGCTTATCAACGACGGATGCGGACTTTTCCGAGGCCGTCAGATCCTTCCGTTTGAGCATTTGTCGAGATTCCAGAACGATCTTATATGA
- a CDS encoding LytTR family DNA-binding domain-containing protein, with protein sequence MDIRIVKIGENSQDYIEIGCHKTDENINEIVSFIKSRQGAVEGTKNDRQYQLPVVDIFYIESVDDRTFIYLEKDCYESRKKLYEFEQVLASRRFVRISKAVIINLMKIVSISPALNGRFLCKLTNGEEVIISRKYVPDIKERLKG encoded by the coding sequence ATGGATATTAGAATTGTCAAAATCGGAGAAAACAGTCAGGATTATATTGAGATCGGCTGTCACAAAACCGATGAGAATATCAATGAAATTGTTTCATTTATAAAATCCCGTCAGGGTGCAGTTGAAGGAACAAAAAATGACAGGCAGTATCAGCTTCCTGTTGTGGACATTTTCTATATTGAGTCGGTTGACGACAGGACGTTCATTTATCTGGAGAAGGACTGTTATGAATCACGCAAAAAGCTTTACGAATTTGAACAGGTACTTGCGTCAAGACGGTTTGTGAGGATATCAAAAGCGGTCATCATCAATCTGATGAAGATCGTGTCGATCAGCCCTGCGCTGAACGGACGTTTTCTCTGCAAGCTGACAAACGGCGAGGAAGTCATCATTTCCCGTAAATATGTACCTGATATCAAAGAAAGGCTGAAAGGGTGA